Proteins encoded together in one Paracidovorax wautersii window:
- a CDS encoding AbrB family transcriptional regulator: MRPLPSLPFPARVVLTLAIAWIAAAACVALHTPLPWMIGPLLATSLLSMAGAPTDSAGPLRNAGQWTIGAALGLYFTPQVGALIAGLWWAIVLGIVWALALGWLFGAWLYRLHAPRMHGVPAAMLRPTSYFAGAIGAASEMTLLSERENARTDLVAASHSLRLVIVTVTIPFALQWSGLHGLDTLPPAVRTVDPAGLALLAAATGAGALVMRWLGRANPWFMGALVVSMAIALCGITLSAVPQALVNAAQLVIGVSLGVRFRADFLHTAPRWLGSIAVGTVVLMLLCGLFAVALSWVTGLHWVTMVLGTSPGGIAEMSITAKVLQLGVPVVTAFQVCRLIAVLLIVEPMYRWIYPPQGPATAAG, translated from the coding sequence ATGCGCCCGCTGCCGTCCCTGCCTTTCCCCGCCCGCGTCGTCCTCACCCTTGCCATTGCGTGGATCGCGGCCGCGGCCTGCGTGGCGCTGCACACGCCGCTGCCCTGGATGATCGGGCCGCTGCTCGCCACCTCGCTGCTGTCCATGGCCGGTGCGCCGACCGACAGCGCCGGACCGTTGCGCAATGCCGGGCAGTGGACCATCGGCGCGGCCCTGGGGCTGTACTTCACGCCGCAGGTGGGCGCGCTGATCGCGGGGCTGTGGTGGGCGATCGTGCTGGGCATTGTCTGGGCGCTGGCGCTGGGCTGGCTCTTCGGTGCCTGGTTGTACCGGTTGCATGCACCGCGCATGCACGGCGTGCCGGCGGCGATGCTCCGCCCGACGAGCTATTTCGCGGGGGCCATCGGCGCGGCATCGGAGATGACGCTGCTGTCCGAGCGCGAGAACGCCCGCACCGATCTGGTGGCCGCCAGCCACAGCCTGCGGCTGGTCATCGTGACGGTGACGATTCCCTTCGCGCTGCAGTGGAGCGGACTGCATGGGCTGGACACGCTGCCGCCCGCGGTGCGCACGGTCGATCCGGCCGGGCTGGCGCTGCTGGCGGCCGCCACGGGGGCCGGGGCGCTGGTGATGCGCTGGCTGGGCCGTGCCAATCCGTGGTTCATGGGCGCGCTGGTGGTGTCCATGGCCATCGCGCTGTGCGGCATCACGCTGTCGGCCGTGCCGCAAGCGCTGGTGAATGCGGCGCAGCTGGTCATCGGCGTCAGCCTGGGCGTGCGCTTTCGCGCGGATTTCCTGCACACCGCGCCGCGCTGGCTGGGCTCGATCGCCGTGGGCACGGTGGTGCTGATGCTGCTGTGCGGCCTGTTTGCCGTGGCGCTGTCCTGGGTCACCGGGCTGCACTGGGTGACGATGGTGCTGGGCACGTCGCCCGGCGGCATCGCAGAAATGTCGATCACCGCCAAGGTGCTGCAGCTCGGCGTGCCGGTGGTTACCGCCTTCCAGGTCTGCAGGCTGATCGCGGTGCTGCTGATCGTGGAGCCGATGTACCGGTGGATCTACCCGCCGCAGGGGCCGGCCACGGCTGCGGGCTGA
- a CDS encoding hemerythrin domain-containing protein, with protein sequence MTARVSLPGVRSPGVGFEQPFEMLEACHERVLRSLDLLQRLRAHVRSHGGDASARQAAQDVLRYFDIAAPLHHEDEERHVFPPLLARAGAGHSDGGAQAAEAVAQLVRQLQRDHIAMAAAWDAARGPLQALARGSLDAFAPDHEAAFDRFAALYADHLRHEDATVYPAAQALLAPDTVQQMGQEMARRRGGR encoded by the coding sequence ATGACCGCGCGGGTGTCGCTTCCCGGTGTGCGCTCGCCGGGCGTGGGTTTCGAGCAGCCCTTCGAGATGCTGGAGGCCTGCCACGAACGCGTGCTGCGCTCGCTCGATCTGCTGCAGCGGCTGCGCGCCCATGTGCGCAGCCACGGCGGCGATGCGTCCGCCCGGCAGGCGGCGCAGGATGTGCTGCGCTACTTCGACATCGCGGCGCCGCTGCACCATGAGGATGAGGAGCGGCACGTCTTCCCGCCTCTGCTGGCGCGCGCCGGCGCCGGCCACAGCGATGGCGGGGCACAAGCCGCCGAGGCGGTTGCCCAGCTCGTGCGCCAGCTGCAGCGCGACCACATCGCCATGGCCGCGGCCTGGGACGCAGCGCGCGGGCCGCTGCAGGCCCTGGCGCGAGGGAGCCTCGACGCCTTTGCGCCGGACCATGAAGCGGCCTTCGACCGGTTCGCCGCGCTGTACGCCGACCACCTGCGGCACGAAGACGCCACCGTCTACCCCGCCGCCCAGGCCCTGCTGGCGCCGGACACCGTGCAGCAGATGGGCCAGGAAATGGCACGGCGCCGCGGGGGGCGCTGA
- a CDS encoding DUF3108 domain-containing protein — translation MPRRALLWLTAAVLALHWLVLRGLPLGGSDADAGAPQPLAFQTRMVEPPPPPPPPPPPSVQEPAPAPPPRPAPVRKPPPPPQPPAPAPVPAAAPQERAPAAEGPDMPQPAPAAPAEAVPADEGIASPADPALAAASAAQAPASQRAEPATATAAAPEPVAAASAAEAPEASDAGIDIRPPGAASNTAAGAPPPVKLPDPARLAFDVSGQAKGFNYNAGAELVWRHDGAGYEARQEVKAFLLGSRAQTSRGQITAAGLQPERFGDKSRSEQAAHFDFGVGKVVFSANTPQAGVSPGAQDRLSVFIQLGALLAAAPDRYPPGTRITLTTVSARNADRWTFTVEGAETLDLPAGPTPALKLQRLPRKDHDQKAELWLGTHLGYLPVRIRLTQSNGDYADLRLSDHGTP, via the coding sequence ATGCCCCGCCGCGCGCTGCTCTGGCTCACCGCCGCGGTGCTGGCACTGCACTGGCTGGTGCTGCGCGGCCTGCCGCTGGGCGGCAGCGATGCCGATGCCGGCGCGCCGCAGCCGCTGGCCTTTCAGACACGCATGGTGGAGCCACCACCCCCTCCACCGCCGCCGCCTCCACCGTCCGTGCAGGAACCCGCGCCGGCTCCCCCGCCCCGCCCCGCCCCGGTGCGCAAGCCGCCACCACCGCCCCAGCCGCCCGCCCCGGCGCCCGTGCCAGCGGCCGCACCGCAGGAGCGAGCGCCTGCCGCCGAGGGGCCGGACATGCCGCAGCCCGCCCCCGCGGCGCCAGCGGAGGCCGTCCCCGCCGACGAGGGCATCGCCTCCCCCGCCGATCCGGCCTTGGCCGCTGCCTCCGCCGCGCAGGCGCCTGCCTCGCAGCGCGCAGAACCGGCCACGGCAACGGCCGCAGCGCCCGAGCCGGTCGCCGCAGCCTCCGCCGCCGAGGCCCCGGAGGCCTCCGACGCCGGCATCGACATCCGCCCACCGGGCGCCGCCAGCAATACGGCCGCAGGGGCCCCGCCGCCCGTGAAGTTGCCCGACCCGGCGCGGCTGGCGTTCGACGTCAGCGGCCAGGCCAAGGGCTTCAACTACAACGCCGGGGCCGAGTTGGTCTGGCGCCATGACGGCGCGGGCTACGAGGCGCGGCAGGAGGTCAAGGCCTTCTTGCTCGGCTCACGCGCCCAGACCAGCCGCGGCCAGATCACCGCCGCCGGCCTGCAGCCCGAGCGCTTCGGCGACAAGTCGCGCAGTGAACAGGCCGCGCATTTCGACTTCGGAGTCGGCAAGGTGGTGTTCAGCGCCAACACGCCGCAGGCGGGCGTCAGCCCCGGCGCGCAGGACCGGCTGAGCGTGTTCATCCAGCTCGGCGCCCTGCTGGCCGCCGCACCCGACCGCTACCCGCCCGGCACCCGTATCACGCTGACCACCGTCAGCGCGCGCAACGCCGACCGCTGGACCTTTACCGTGGAAGGCGCCGAAACGCTGGACCTGCCCGCCGGCCCCACGCCGGCCCTCAAACTGCAGCGCCTGCCCCGCAAGGACCACGACCAGAAGGCCGAGCTATGGCTGGGCACGCATTTGGGCTATCTGCCGGTGCGCATCCGCCTCACGCAATCGAACGGCGACTACGCCGACCTGCGGCTGAGCGACCACGGCACGCCCTGA
- a CDS encoding IclR family transcriptional regulator encodes MDKERAGIQSVEVGFALLDGLTRARGPLMLKDLAAAAGMSAAKAHRYLVSFQRLGLVVQDARTARYDLGPAALKLGLASLARLDAMRLARERMPALMETIGHTLALAVWGNRGPTIVHWEESPQAVTANLRLGDVMPLLSSATGRCFAAFLPRETTAALLQEELQQHAARLGRTDLPTDAAAVDALLHEVRERGSARVVDTLLPGIVAFCAPVFDADGHLALGITTLGSVATFDTAWGGAIDAPLQAAAAQLSCDLGRLDGEAAQR; translated from the coding sequence ATGGACAAGGAACGTGCAGGGATCCAGTCGGTCGAGGTGGGGTTCGCGCTGCTGGACGGGCTGACCCGCGCCCGCGGCCCGCTGATGCTCAAGGACCTGGCCGCCGCCGCCGGCATGAGCGCCGCCAAGGCCCACCGCTACCTGGTGAGTTTCCAGCGCCTGGGCCTGGTGGTACAGGACGCGCGCACCGCCCGCTACGACCTGGGCCCGGCCGCGCTCAAGCTGGGGCTGGCCTCGCTGGCGCGGCTGGACGCCATGCGCCTGGCGCGCGAGCGCATGCCCGCGCTGATGGAGACCATCGGCCACACCCTGGCCCTGGCCGTGTGGGGCAACCGCGGCCCGACCATCGTGCACTGGGAGGAGTCGCCCCAGGCCGTGACCGCCAATCTGCGCCTGGGCGACGTGATGCCGCTGCTGTCGTCCGCCACGGGGCGCTGCTTCGCGGCGTTTCTGCCACGCGAAACCACCGCCGCGCTGCTGCAGGAGGAACTGCAGCAGCACGCCGCGCGCCTGGGCCGCACCGACCTGCCCACCGACGCCGCGGCCGTGGACGCGCTGCTGCACGAGGTGCGAGAGCGCGGCTCGGCCCGCGTGGTGGACACGCTCCTGCCCGGCATCGTCGCCTTCTGCGCCCCGGTGTTCGATGCCGACGGGCACCTGGCACTGGGCATCACCACGCTGGGCTCGGTCGCCACATTCGACACGGCCTGGGGCGGCGCCATCGACGCGCCGCTGCAGGCCGCCGCAGCCCAGCTCTCGTGCGATCTCGGCCGGCTGGACGGCGAGGCGGCGCAGCGCTGA
- a CDS encoding TraB/GumN family protein codes for MSAGAAGLLRAALRRRLAWACGWALLWPALAGAQPATAGVPAPAAAAASLPGPAAACPPAAVPLDPATIPQGLRRAQDRGVLWRVEQGGRTSWLYGTVHAAYRDWMLPGPQVLAAVRASDRVALELDLLDPAVGQALVAAMRQPPNAPPLPPALERRLDAQRTAACAEAGLAELRPELQVVSLAVMAAQWDGIDAAYGTDFVLAGLARGLRKPVVSLETPAQQMQALTSDDPVRTVAAVEAGLQALEGGSVRGTLRTLVQAWSDGRTQLLENYGSWCQCMDTAEEREDFDRLVTGRNPGLADAIAAQHRAGQRVFAAVGALHMVGPQGLPTLLAARGFRVERVRFAATAPASAPDSPSKGPPRQ; via the coding sequence ATGAGCGCTGGCGCAGCAGGCCTGCTGCGCGCCGCCCTGCGCCGCCGGCTGGCATGGGCCTGCGGCTGGGCGCTGCTGTGGCCCGCCCTGGCCGGCGCGCAGCCCGCCACGGCCGGGGTGCCGGCGCCCGCGGCGGCGGCTGCCTCCCTCCCTGGGCCCGCGGCCGCCTGCCCGCCTGCCGCCGTGCCGCTGGACCCGGCCACCATTCCCCAGGGACTGCGCCGCGCGCAGGACCGGGGCGTGCTGTGGCGGGTGGAGCAGGGCGGCCGCACCAGCTGGCTGTACGGCACCGTGCATGCCGCCTACCGCGACTGGATGCTGCCCGGCCCGCAGGTGCTGGCGGCCGTGCGTGCCAGCGACCGCGTCGCCCTGGAGCTGGATCTGCTGGACCCGGCCGTCGGCCAGGCCCTGGTCGCGGCCATGCGCCAGCCGCCGAACGCTCCGCCCCTGCCGCCGGCACTGGAACGCCGCCTGGATGCGCAACGTACGGCCGCCTGCGCCGAGGCGGGCTTGGCCGAGCTGCGGCCGGAGCTGCAGGTGGTCTCGCTCGCCGTGATGGCGGCGCAGTGGGACGGCATCGACGCCGCCTACGGTACCGACTTCGTGCTCGCCGGCCTGGCGCGGGGGCTGCGCAAGCCCGTGGTGTCGCTGGAAACGCCCGCGCAGCAGATGCAGGCGCTGACCTCGGACGATCCGGTCCGCACGGTGGCGGCCGTGGAGGCCGGCCTGCAGGCGCTGGAAGGCGGCAGCGTGCGCGGCACGCTGCGCACGCTCGTCCAGGCCTGGTCCGACGGGCGCACGCAGCTGCTGGAGAACTACGGCAGCTGGTGCCAGTGCATGGACACGGCCGAGGAGCGCGAGGACTTCGATCGCCTGGTGACCGGCCGCAACCCGGGCCTGGCCGATGCCATCGCCGCCCAGCACCGCGCGGGGCAGCGCGTGTTCGCCGCCGTGGGCGCGTTGCACATGGTCGGCCCGCAGGGGCTGCCCACGCTGCTGGCGGCCCGGGGCTTCCGCGTGGAGCGGGTGCGCTTCGCCGCGACGGCACCGGCATCGGCACCCGATTCACCGTCCAAAGGGCCGCCAAGGCAATAG
- a CDS encoding iron-containing alcohol dehydrogenase, whose amino-acid sequence MLNFDFHNPTRILFGQGRIADIGQHVPAQARVLILVGGASAERSGTLGRARQALDGRVHDTFSGIEPNPSFETCLQAVQRVREGGFDFLLAVGGGSVIDAAKFIAAAVCFDGDPWEILQKRGRNIHAALPFGTVLTLPATGSEMNNGSVITHRERGSKLAFSSPHTYPRFSVLDPAKTYTLPIKQLANGVVDAYVHTMEQYLTYPANAPVQDRFAEGLLRTLIEVGPRIVAAPEPVYDDRASLMWAATMALNGLIGVGVPQDWATHMIGHELTALHHIDHARTLALVLPAMLNERRDAKRAKLLQYAERVWDLREGSEDARIDAAIERTRAFFESLGIPTRLSAYRLGGETVDAVIAQLQAHGMTQLGEHRDVTPEVSRRVLEAAL is encoded by the coding sequence ATGCTCAATTTCGACTTCCACAACCCCACCCGCATCCTCTTCGGCCAAGGCCGCATCGCCGACATCGGCCAGCATGTGCCCGCCCAGGCGCGGGTGCTGATCCTGGTGGGCGGCGCCAGCGCCGAGCGCTCGGGCACGCTGGGGCGCGCGCGGCAGGCGCTGGACGGGCGGGTGCACGACACCTTCAGCGGCATCGAGCCCAACCCCAGCTTCGAGACCTGCCTGCAGGCCGTGCAGCGCGTGCGCGAGGGCGGCTTCGACTTTCTGCTGGCCGTGGGCGGCGGCTCGGTGATCGACGCGGCCAAGTTCATCGCCGCGGCGGTTTGCTTCGACGGCGACCCGTGGGAGATTTTGCAGAAGCGCGGCCGCAACATCCACGCGGCGCTGCCCTTCGGCACCGTGCTCACGCTGCCGGCCACGGGCTCGGAGATGAACAACGGCTCCGTCATCACCCACCGCGAGCGCGGCTCCAAGCTGGCCTTCAGCAGCCCGCACACCTACCCGCGCTTCTCGGTGCTGGACCCGGCCAAGACATACACCCTGCCGATCAAGCAGCTGGCCAACGGCGTGGTGGATGCCTACGTGCACACCATGGAGCAGTACCTCACCTACCCGGCCAACGCGCCGGTGCAGGACCGTTTTGCCGAAGGCCTGCTGCGCACGCTGATCGAGGTGGGTCCGCGCATCGTGGCCGCGCCCGAACCGGTGTACGACGACCGCGCCTCGCTCATGTGGGCGGCCACCATGGCGCTCAACGGCCTGATCGGCGTGGGCGTGCCGCAGGACTGGGCGACGCACATGATCGGCCACGAGCTGACGGCGCTGCACCACATCGACCACGCGCGCACGCTGGCGCTGGTGCTGCCCGCCATGCTGAACGAGCGGCGCGACGCCAAGCGCGCCAAGCTGCTGCAATATGCCGAGCGCGTGTGGGACCTGCGCGAAGGCAGCGAGGACGCGCGCATCGACGCCGCCATCGAACGCACGCGCGCCTTCTTCGAGAGCCTGGGCATTCCCACCCGCCTGTCGGCCTACCGGCTGGGCGGCGAGACGGTGGACGCCGTCATCGCGCAGCTGCAGGCGCACGGCATGACGCAACTGGGCGAGCACCGCGACGTGACGCCCGAGGTGAGTCGCCGCGTGCTGGAAGCGGCCCTGTAG
- a CDS encoding tripartite tricarboxylate transporter substrate binding protein has product MQRRHLLQNALALAGAAAAPGAFAQADYPNQPIRWVVPYPAGGGTDVLARTMAEAMRGPLGQQIVVDNRPGASTNIGAQMVATAKPDGYTLMSADNALLAYNEHLFSKLPFSPEKDFTYIGGLSRFPLALVVHPGFAAKTLKDFIAYAKANPGKLNYASPGNGSPHHLAMEMFKNRTQTFLTHIPYRGAAPALQDVMGGQVPCMFLDLAAGLPVIQAGKVRALAIGSARRVAALPDVPTLAEAGVPNTEVYAFQGVLAPAGLPAALTTRLNAEINQALATPAVAKRMQDFGMEALPGTPEQFRAMARAESRRWGETIKAAGVKLD; this is encoded by the coding sequence ATGCAGCGCAGACACCTGCTCCAGAACGCCCTGGCCCTGGCCGGCGCAGCGGCCGCGCCGGGCGCGTTCGCCCAGGCCGACTATCCGAACCAGCCCATCCGCTGGGTCGTGCCGTACCCGGCCGGCGGCGGCACCGACGTGCTGGCCCGCACCATGGCCGAGGCGATGCGCGGCCCGCTGGGCCAGCAGATCGTGGTGGACAACCGCCCCGGCGCGTCCACCAACATCGGTGCGCAGATGGTGGCCACGGCCAAGCCGGACGGCTACACGCTGATGTCGGCCGACAACGCCTTGCTGGCCTACAACGAGCACCTGTTCAGCAAGCTGCCCTTCAGCCCCGAGAAGGACTTCACGTACATCGGCGGGCTGTCGCGCTTTCCGCTGGCACTGGTGGTGCACCCGGGCTTCGCGGCGAAGACGCTCAAGGACTTCATCGCCTATGCCAAGGCGAACCCGGGCAAGCTCAACTACGCCTCGCCCGGCAACGGCTCGCCGCACCACCTGGCGATGGAGATGTTCAAGAACCGCACGCAGACCTTCCTGACGCACATTCCCTACCGCGGCGCGGCCCCCGCGCTGCAGGACGTGATGGGCGGCCAGGTGCCGTGCATGTTCCTGGACCTGGCGGCCGGCCTGCCCGTGATCCAGGCCGGCAAGGTGCGGGCGCTGGCCATCGGCTCGGCACGCCGCGTGGCGGCCCTGCCCGACGTGCCCACGCTGGCCGAAGCCGGCGTGCCGAACACCGAGGTCTATGCCTTCCAGGGCGTGCTGGCCCCGGCGGGTCTGCCCGCCGCGCTCACCACCCGGCTGAACGCAGAGATCAACCAGGCCCTGGCCACGCCGGCCGTGGCCAAGCGCATGCAGGACTTCGGCATGGAGGCGCTGCCCGGCACGCCCGAGCAGTTCCGCGCCATGGCACGGGCCGAGTCCCGCCGCTGGGGCGAGACCATCAAGGCCGCCGGCGTGAAGCTGGACTGA
- a CDS encoding nitroreductase family protein yields the protein MSARLQDAEPLPAAGETEGPAGRSAESEIGPEPLQAAAALQVLLQARQTTLPRRLGTPGPDAQQLAAIVGAAAHAPDHGRLQPWRFVRVPADARDALAEAFAQALREREPAAEPEALAQAREKAYRSPELLLVVVDAAQADAAVPAPERWVSAGCAVQNLLLMATALGFGSALTSGQSLQSQALRTLFGLRAAEQALCFVSLGTVVVAKAPRARPAVDAYTSTLRPQGAPVPGLHLPPAVAP from the coding sequence ATGAGCGCACGCCTGCAGGACGCTGAGCCGCTGCCGGCGGCGGGCGAGACCGAGGGGCCTGCCGGTCGTTCCGCGGAATCGGAGATCGGGCCCGAGCCCCTGCAGGCCGCCGCCGCGTTGCAGGTGCTGCTGCAAGCCCGGCAGACGACCCTGCCGCGCCGTCTGGGCACGCCCGGGCCGGACGCGCAGCAGCTCGCCGCCATCGTCGGCGCCGCGGCGCATGCGCCCGACCATGGCCGCTTGCAGCCGTGGCGCTTCGTGCGGGTGCCGGCCGATGCGCGGGACGCGCTGGCCGAGGCCTTCGCGCAGGCGCTGCGGGAGCGCGAGCCCGCCGCGGAGCCCGAGGCGCTGGCCCAGGCGCGCGAGAAGGCCTACCGCAGCCCGGAACTGTTGCTCGTAGTGGTCGATGCCGCGCAGGCCGATGCCGCCGTGCCTGCGCCGGAGCGCTGGGTGTCCGCTGGCTGCGCCGTGCAGAACCTGCTGCTCATGGCCACGGCGCTGGGCTTCGGCTCCGCGCTGACCAGCGGGCAGTCCTTGCAGTCGCAGGCGCTGCGCACGCTGTTCGGTCTGCGCGCGGCCGAGCAGGCGCTGTGCTTCGTCAGCCTGGGCACGGTGGTGGTGGCCAAGGCGCCGCGGGCGCGCCCCGCCGTCGATGCGTACACGTCCACGCTCCGGCCCCAAGGCGCTCCGGTGCCGGGGCTGCATCTGCCGCCGGCCGTGGCGCCTTGA
- a CDS encoding fumarylacetoacetate hydrolase family protein encodes MKLATYKDGSRDGQLVVVSRDLGTAHYATGIASKMQQVLDDWGFLSPQLQDLYDQLNAGRSRHGFPFDPAQCMAPLPRAYQWADGSAYINHVELVRKARNAEVPESFYTDPLMYQGGSDDFIGPCDDVVVPSEAMGIDFEAEIAVVTGDVKMGVTPEQALDGIRLVMIANDVSLRNLIPAELAKGFGFFQSKPATAFGPVAVTLDELGDAWREGRLHLPLQSTWNGRKVGLCDAGPEMTFHFGQLIAHIAKTRNVRAGSIVGSGTVSNKGVEQNGRMEWPKGYSCIAEKRCIETIQDGKPSTEFMKFGDTIRIEMKNAAGQSVFGAIDQAIAGPAA; translated from the coding sequence ATGAAGCTCGCCACCTACAAAGACGGATCCCGTGACGGCCAGCTGGTCGTCGTCTCCCGCGACCTGGGCACGGCCCATTATGCGACCGGCATCGCCAGCAAGATGCAGCAGGTGCTGGACGACTGGGGCTTCCTCTCGCCCCAGCTGCAGGACCTGTACGACCAGCTCAACGCCGGCCGCTCGCGCCATGGCTTCCCGTTCGATCCCGCCCAGTGCATGGCTCCGCTGCCGCGTGCCTACCAGTGGGCGGACGGCTCGGCCTACATCAACCACGTGGAGCTGGTGCGCAAGGCGCGCAACGCCGAGGTGCCCGAGAGCTTCTACACCGATCCGCTGATGTACCAGGGCGGCAGCGACGACTTCATCGGCCCGTGCGACGACGTGGTGGTGCCCAGCGAGGCCATGGGCATCGATTTCGAGGCCGAGATCGCCGTGGTCACCGGCGACGTGAAGATGGGCGTGACGCCCGAGCAGGCGCTGGACGGCATCCGCCTGGTCATGATCGCCAACGACGTCTCGCTGCGCAATCTCATTCCCGCCGAGCTGGCCAAGGGCTTCGGCTTCTTCCAGTCCAAGCCGGCAACGGCCTTCGGCCCCGTGGCCGTCACGCTCGACGAACTGGGCGATGCCTGGCGCGAAGGGCGCCTGCACCTGCCGCTGCAGTCCACCTGGAACGGCCGCAAGGTCGGCCTGTGCGACGCCGGCCCGGAGATGACCTTCCACTTCGGCCAGCTGATCGCCCACATCGCCAAGACCCGCAACGTGCGCGCCGGCTCCATCGTCGGCAGCGGCACGGTCAGCAACAAGGGCGTGGAGCAGAACGGCCGCATGGAGTGGCCCAAGGGCTACAGCTGCATCGCCGAAAAGCGCTGCATCGAGACCATCCAGGACGGCAAGCCGTCCACGGAATTCATGAAGTTCGGCGACACCATCCGCATCGAGATGAAGAACGCGGCCGGCCAGAGCGTCTTCGGCGCCATCGACCAGGCCATCGCAGGGCCGGCCGCATGA
- a CDS encoding DUF3567 domain-containing protein, which produces MHMLYDSDSFVVVHMQPDAGREDAELASPLVPQLGRHGFEIVDKRSGKEVYLDGSWAEMFQEQILAWQRDTPTQEEVDDTLDGYVGLAQNPVVVH; this is translated from the coding sequence ATGCACATGCTCTACGACTCTGACTCTTTTGTGGTGGTCCACATGCAGCCCGACGCGGGCCGCGAGGACGCCGAACTCGCCAGCCCGCTGGTCCCCCAGCTGGGACGGCACGGCTTTGAGATCGTGGACAAGCGCTCCGGCAAGGAGGTCTACCTCGACGGCTCCTGGGCCGAGATGTTCCAGGAGCAGATCCTGGCCTGGCAGCGCGACACGCCCACCCAGGAAGAGGTGGACGACACCCTGGACGGCTACGTAGGCCTGGCGCAGAACCCGGTCGTCGTGCACTAG